A window of the Haloarcula litorea genome harbors these coding sequences:
- a CDS encoding RNA methyltransferase: protein MISVAVVDAETPGNVGTIARSMKNFGLSELLLVDPPELDPDGEAYGFAGQAREDVLPNAREVSFDHLAESYYTVACTATTNEDASSHVRYPAKTPAELADSLAGVEADVCVVFGRERVGLTNDELARLDEVCSIPANADYPVLNLGQAATIVLYELRDLTVERDQHPADLHERADERAVEGLHEEFGSFLTAIGHPEEKRPKARRMFRRLLGRAHPTGRETRTMRGLFRRARQRVERIEDGEN, encoded by the coding sequence ATGATCTCGGTCGCCGTCGTCGACGCCGAGACCCCGGGCAACGTCGGCACCATCGCCCGGTCGATGAAGAACTTCGGCCTCTCGGAGCTGCTGCTCGTCGACCCGCCGGAACTCGACCCCGACGGGGAGGCCTACGGCTTCGCCGGGCAGGCCCGCGAGGACGTCCTCCCGAACGCCCGCGAGGTGAGCTTCGACCACCTCGCCGAGAGCTACTACACCGTCGCCTGCACGGCGACCACCAACGAGGACGCCTCCAGCCACGTCCGGTACCCGGCGAAGACGCCCGCCGAACTGGCCGACTCGCTCGCCGGCGTCGAGGCAGACGTCTGTGTCGTCTTCGGCCGCGAGCGGGTCGGCCTGACCAACGACGAACTCGCCCGGCTGGACGAGGTCTGTTCCATCCCGGCGAACGCGGACTACCCCGTCCTGAACCTCGGGCAGGCCGCGACGATCGTCCTGTACGAGCTGCGCGACCTGACCGTCGAGCGCGACCAGCACCCTGCGGACCTCCACGAGCGCGCCGACGAGCGCGCCGTCGAGGGGCTCCACGAGGAGTTCGGGAGCTTCCTGACCGCCATCGGCCACCCCGAGGAGAAGCGGCCGAAGGCCCGTCGGATGTTCCGTCGCCTGCTCGGACGCGCCCACCCGACCGGCCGCGAGACCCGGACGATGCGGGGGCTGTTCCGGCGGGCGCGCCAGCGCGTCGAGCGTATCGAGGACGGCGAGAACTGA
- the gatE gene encoding Glu-tRNA(Gln) amidotransferase subunit GatE, whose product MTAADFDYDDLGLVAGLEIHQQLDTETKLFCDCPTALREPEASTRTFTRYLHPTKSELGEIDEAALEESVVDREFEYLAYDTTCLVEEDDEPPHRVDREAMETALEIAQLLDTSVVDQVNVMRKIVVDGSNTTGFQRSMLVAGDGEIETSEGPVGVEDMLLEEESCQRVAETDDGVRFSLDRLGIPLVEIGTRPDIRSPEQAREAAERIGMLLRSTGKVKRGLGTIRQDVNVSIADGARIELKGVQSLDDIDDIVRNEVRRQVELLDIADELAERDADVGEPRDVTEVFADTDSGVVRGALDGGGEVRAVLLSGFDGLVGREIQPDRRLGTELSDHAKRHGAGGIFHTDELPAYGVTAEEVAALREAVGAGDDDAVAIVADDPETAERAIEAVAERAETALDGVPEETRDANEDGTSRYLRPLPGAARMYPETDVPPVEPDVTEVETPELLTEKVARYEGEYGLDAGLAEQVAYGQRWPLFETLVEDDGADPTLVAGTLESTLTELRREGVPVENLTDTHLRESVLLVDGGDVPREGIEDLLTALAEDPSLSAEAAVEREDLGGVDESEVREAVVEVVERNADQVREQGMGAFSALMGECMGALRGKADGDTVSEVLREEIQQRA is encoded by the coding sequence ATGACCGCCGCCGACTTCGACTACGACGACCTGGGACTCGTGGCCGGGCTGGAGATCCACCAGCAGCTGGACACCGAGACCAAGCTGTTCTGTGACTGTCCGACGGCGCTGCGCGAGCCCGAGGCGTCGACCCGGACGTTCACCCGCTACCTCCACCCGACCAAGAGCGAACTCGGCGAGATCGACGAGGCCGCCCTCGAGGAGAGCGTCGTCGACCGCGAGTTCGAGTACCTCGCCTACGACACCACCTGCCTCGTCGAGGAGGACGACGAGCCGCCCCACCGCGTCGACCGCGAGGCGATGGAGACGGCCCTGGAGATCGCCCAGCTCCTCGACACGAGCGTCGTCGACCAGGTGAACGTGATGCGGAAGATCGTCGTCGACGGCTCCAACACCACGGGGTTCCAGCGGTCGATGCTGGTCGCCGGCGACGGCGAGATCGAGACCAGCGAGGGGCCGGTCGGCGTCGAGGACATGCTGTTGGAGGAGGAGTCCTGCCAGCGGGTCGCAGAGACCGACGACGGCGTGCGGTTCTCGCTGGACCGGCTGGGCATCCCGCTGGTCGAGATCGGGACGCGCCCGGACATCCGCTCGCCCGAACAGGCCCGCGAGGCCGCCGAGCGCATCGGGATGTTGCTGCGCTCGACCGGGAAGGTCAAGCGCGGGCTGGGCACCATCCGGCAGGACGTCAACGTCTCGATCGCCGACGGCGCGCGTATCGAGCTGAAGGGGGTCCAGAGCCTCGACGACATCGACGACATCGTCCGCAACGAGGTCCGCCGGCAGGTCGAGCTGCTGGACATCGCCGACGAACTCGCCGAACGGGACGCCGACGTCGGCGAGCCACGGGACGTGACGGAGGTGTTCGCCGACACCGACTCCGGCGTCGTCCGGGGCGCGCTCGACGGCGGCGGCGAGGTCCGGGCCGTCCTGCTGTCGGGCTTCGACGGCCTCGTCGGCCGGGAGATCCAGCCCGACCGCCGGCTCGGGACCGAGCTGTCCGACCACGCCAAGCGCCACGGCGCGGGCGGCATCTTCCACACGGACGAGCTGCCGGCCTACGGCGTCACCGCCGAGGAGGTGGCGGCGCTGCGAGAGGCCGTCGGAGCCGGCGACGACGACGCCGTCGCCATCGTCGCCGACGACCCCGAGACCGCAGAGCGCGCCATCGAGGCGGTCGCCGAGCGCGCGGAGACGGCCCTCGACGGCGTCCCCGAGGAGACCCGCGACGCCAACGAGGACGGCACCTCCCGCTACCTCCGGCCGCTGCCCGGTGCCGCCCGGATGTACCCCGAGACGGACGTCCCCCCGGTCGAGCCGGACGTGACGGAGGTCGAGACGCCGGAGCTGCTGACCGAGAAGGTCGCCCGCTACGAGGGCGAGTACGGACTCGACGCGGGCCTGGCCGAGCAGGTGGCCTACGGCCAGCGGTGGCCGCTGTTCGAGACGCTGGTCGAGGACGACGGTGCCGACCCGACGCTGGTCGCGGGCACGCTGGAGTCGACGCTGACGGAACTGCGCCGCGAGGGCGTGCCGGTCGAGAACTTGACCGACACGCACCTCCGCGAGAGCGTCCTGCTCGTCGACGGCGGCGACGTGCCCCGGGAGGGGATCGAGGACCTGCTGACGGCGCTGGCCGAGGACCCCTCGCTGTCGGCCGAGGCGGCCGTCGAGCGGGAGGACCTCGGCGGCGTCGACGAGTCCGAGGTCCGCGAGGCCGTCGTCGAGGTGGTCGAGCGCAACGCCGACCAGGTCCGGGAGCAGGGGATGGGCGCGTTCTCGGCCCTGATGGGCGAGTGTATGGGCGCGCTCCGCGGGAAGGCGGACGGCGACACGGTCAGCGAGGTACTCCGCGAGGAGATCCAGCAGCGGGCCTGA
- a CDS encoding class II fumarate hydratase — protein sequence MSDEFRTEQDSLGEMQVPADAYWGAQTQRAIENFPISQVTFGRRFVRALGVVKKAAAQANRDLGTIPEDKADCIVEAADEVIAGDHDDQFPVDVFQTGSGTSSNMNANEVISNRATELYGGEVGTREIHPNDHVNFGQSSNDVIPTAMHVASLEAVRKDVVPALESLRDALAAKEDEFENVVKTGRTHLQDATPITLGQEFSGYRTQVEKGLDRVRGTREHLSELALGGTAVGTGLNTHPEFPEKAAEYISEETGVDFREADNHFEAQAAHDAMSEAHGALRTVAGSLNKIANDLRLLASGPRNGLGEIDQPENQPGSSIMPGKINPVVAEAVNQVHKQVVGNDAAVSAGAAEGQIDLNLYKPVLASNFLQSARLIANGSEVFAEKFVAKLEADAEHCEERVQQSMALATALNPAIGYDKASKVAKKALDEGKTIREVVLEEGYLDEDEVDEVLDPAKMTERGILGEE from the coding sequence ATGAGCGACGAGTTCAGGACCGAACAGGACAGCCTCGGGGAGATGCAGGTGCCCGCCGACGCGTACTGGGGGGCTCAGACCCAGCGGGCGATCGAGAACTTCCCCATCAGTCAGGTGACGTTCGGCCGCCGGTTCGTGCGCGCGCTCGGCGTCGTCAAGAAGGCGGCCGCACAGGCCAACCGCGACCTCGGGACGATCCCCGAGGACAAGGCCGACTGTATCGTCGAGGCCGCCGACGAGGTCATCGCGGGCGACCACGACGATCAGTTCCCCGTCGACGTGTTCCAGACGGGGTCGGGGACCTCCTCGAACATGAACGCCAACGAGGTCATCTCGAACCGCGCAACCGAGCTCTACGGCGGCGAGGTCGGGACACGCGAGATCCACCCCAACGACCACGTCAACTTCGGTCAGTCCTCGAACGACGTGATCCCGACGGCGATGCACGTCGCGTCGCTGGAGGCCGTCCGGAAGGACGTCGTCCCGGCGCTGGAGTCGCTGCGCGACGCGCTGGCGGCCAAGGAAGACGAGTTCGAGAACGTCGTCAAGACCGGACGGACCCACCTCCAGGACGCGACGCCGATCACGCTCGGCCAGGAGTTCTCGGGCTACCGGACGCAGGTCGAGAAGGGCCTCGACCGCGTGCGCGGCACGCGGGAGCACCTCTCGGAGCTCGCGCTGGGCGGTACCGCCGTCGGGACGGGGCTGAACACCCACCCGGAGTTCCCCGAGAAGGCCGCAGAGTACATCAGCGAGGAGACCGGCGTCGACTTCCGCGAGGCCGACAACCACTTCGAGGCCCAGGCCGCCCACGACGCGATGTCGGAGGCCCACGGCGCGCTGCGGACGGTCGCCGGCTCGCTGAACAAGATCGCCAACGACCTCCGGCTGCTGGCCTCCGGCCCGCGCAACGGGCTCGGCGAGATCGACCAGCCGGAGAACCAGCCCGGCTCCTCGATCATGCCCGGGAAGATCAACCCGGTCGTCGCCGAGGCCGTCAATCAGGTCCACAAGCAGGTCGTCGGCAACGACGCCGCCGTCTCGGCCGGTGCCGCCGAGGGACAGATCGACCTGAACCTCTACAAGCCCGTTCTGGCCTCGAACTTCCTCCAGTCGGCGCGGCTGATCGCCAACGGCAGCGAGGTGTTCGCCGAGAAGTTCGTCGCCAAGCTGGAGGCCGACGCGGAGCACTGCGAAGAGCGCGTCCAGCAGAGCATGGCGCTGGCGACGGCACTGAACCCGGCCATCGGCTACGACAAGGCCAGCAAGGTCGCGAAGAAGGCCCTCGACGAGGGCAAGACCATCCGGGAGGTCGTCCTCGAAGAGGGATACCTCGACGAGGACGAGGTCGACGAGGTGCTCGACCCCGCGAAGATGACCGAGCGCGGGATCCTCGGCGAGGAGTAG
- a CDS encoding carbohydrate ABC transporter permease — protein sequence MRRILNRLRTAGGRLRSAVSSDGSNEREVATDGGATAAVGDRRRDTIRDSLPVEWELIESAPFWLPPVLLAGFFVYGAIFWNAIISLTDFNGLGEPSYGSLDFSMYARMASDGAFWHAAQNTVVLLVVFTVFCLALGLLVAILIDQNIRFENTFRTVYLLPMSLSFVVTATMWAWVYNASNGVFNQLLRALNLEGLVITLLKPAAVNASTVQWLSWHTTALGAVIFALIWQFSGYAMVVFLAGLRAIPTEHYEAARVDGASTVRMYLRVIIPQLRASAVSASVVLMVFALKAFDFIFALRGDQPGANLDILATMMYRMAFSSLEWAYGSAIAIVLFVLALLVIGPYLYSEYQRGEL from the coding sequence ATGCGCAGGATACTCAACAGACTCAGAACCGCCGGAGGACGGCTCCGGTCGGCGGTATCGAGCGACGGATCGAACGAGCGGGAAGTGGCGACAGACGGTGGGGCGACGGCGGCGGTGGGAGACCGGCGACGCGACACCATCCGGGACTCGCTCCCGGTCGAGTGGGAGCTCATCGAGTCGGCACCGTTCTGGCTCCCGCCGGTGTTGCTGGCCGGCTTCTTCGTCTACGGCGCGATCTTCTGGAACGCCATCATCTCGCTGACGGACTTCAACGGGCTGGGCGAACCCAGTTACGGGAGCCTCGACTTCTCGATGTACGCCCGGATGGCAAGCGACGGCGCGTTCTGGCACGCGGCCCAGAACACCGTCGTCTTGCTGGTAGTGTTCACGGTGTTCTGTCTCGCGCTCGGGCTGCTCGTCGCCATCCTGATCGACCAGAACATCCGGTTCGAGAACACGTTCCGGACCGTCTACCTGCTCCCGATGAGCCTCTCGTTCGTCGTGACGGCGACGATGTGGGCCTGGGTGTACAACGCCTCCAACGGGGTGTTCAATCAGCTCCTCCGAGCGCTGAACCTCGAGGGACTGGTCATCACGCTGCTCAAGCCCGCAGCGGTCAACGCGTCGACCGTCCAGTGGCTGTCGTGGCACACGACGGCCCTGGGGGCGGTCATCTTCGCGCTCATCTGGCAGTTCAGCGGCTACGCGATGGTCGTCTTCCTCGCGGGCCTGCGGGCGATCCCGACCGAACACTACGAGGCCGCCCGCGTCGACGGCGCGTCGACCGTCCGGATGTACCTCCGGGTCATCATCCCGCAACTGCGGGCCTCCGCCGTCTCCGCGTCGGTGGTCCTGATGGTGTTCGCGCTGAAGGCGTTCGACTTCATCTTCGCGCTGCGTGGCGACCAGCCGGGGGCGAACCTCGACATCCTCGCCACGATGATGTACCGGATGGCGTTCAGCAGTCTCGAGTGGGCTTACGGCTCGGCCATCGCCATCGTGCTGTTCGTCCTGGCACTGCTGGTCATCGGGCCGTACCTCTACAGCGAGTACCAGCGAGGTGAACTATGA